A window from Vulpes lagopus strain Blue_001 chromosome 23, ASM1834538v1, whole genome shotgun sequence encodes these proteins:
- the ORC6 gene encoding origin recognition complex subunit 6, whose protein sequence is MQQRWGLGPGQSGCSRAPSQPIRMRQGVGPGPHWQARDLRAAFVRLRLFARAGVGAMASGLMSCLAARLGIAEPEVLRKAEEYLRLSQVKCAGLSARTTETSSAVMCLDLAASCGKCPLDRAYLIKLSGLNKKMYQSCLKSFECLLGLKSSIGIRDLAVQFSCTEAVNMASKILQSYKSSLPQTQQLDLDLSRPLFTSAALLSACKILKLKVDKNKMVATSGVKKAVFDRLCKQLEKIGQQAAREAGDSATPPKKKKKTMAETPARETEKIVESPRKLQKDEDLTQDYEEWKRKILENAAKAQKAE, encoded by the exons ATGCAGCAGCGGTGGGGCCTGGGTCCCGGCCAATCCGGGTGCAGCAGGGCTCCGTCCCAGCCAATCCGGATGCggcagggggtggggcctggCCCTCACTGGCAGGCGCGGGATTTGCGCGCGGCTTTCGTCCGGTTGCGGTTGTTCGCGCGAGCAGGAGTCGGCGCCATGGCGTCGGGGCTGATGTCGTGTTTAGCCGCGCGCTTGGGCATCGCGGAGCCGGAGGTGCTGAG GAAAGCAGAGGAGTACCTGCGACTGTCCCAGGTGAAGTGCGCTGGCCTGTCGGCACGCACCACGGAAACGAGCAGCGCGGTCATGTGCCTGGACCTCGCGGCGTCCTGCGGGAAGTGCCCCCTGGACAGA gctTATTTAATTAAACTTTCTGGCTTGAACAAGAAGATGTATCAGAGCTGTCTTAAATCCTTTGAGTGTTTACTGGGCCTGAAATCAAGTATTGGAATAAGAGACCTAGCAGTACAGTTTAGCTGTACAGAAGCAGTGAACATGGCTTCAAAGATATTGCAAAG CTATAAATCCAGTCTTCCACAAACACAGCAGTTGGATCTCGACTTATCCAGGCCACTTTTCACCAGTGCTGCATTACTTTCAGCATGCAA AATTCTAAAGCTAAAggtggataaaaataaaatggtagctACATCTGGTGTAAAAAAGGCCGTATTTGACCGACTATGTAAACAATTAGAGAAAATTGGGCAGCAAGCTGCCA gagAGGCTGGAGATTCAGCTACTccaccaaagaagaaaaagaagacaatggCTGAGACTCCAGCAAGGG AAACAGAGAAGATAGTAGAGAGCCCACGTAAACTGCAAAAAGATGAAGATCTGACACAGGATTATgaagaatggaaaaggaaaattttggaaaatgctgCCAAAGCACAAAAGGCAGAGTGA